One window of Catonella massiliensis genomic DNA carries:
- a CDS encoding 3'-5' exonuclease has translation MINRPIIAMGDKFLDSYNKIPESEKKKTIEFFNKFRQNPLSSAINYEKLNGAVDKRLRSVRIGKAYRGIIMLDEKSAVYILLWVDHHDEAYAWAKKKEFKINPSTAAIQLYDMPEITVENTEAPTVGIFSHLSNDNLENLGVPRELFDLVRSIKDKSDLVSKSNMLPDDVFAELELIEEGNSIEEILEVIAPNSKVKVAEDDCRTAIELDVNKGRYYVLKDEDNIEEVLSLASWRIFLHHSQRAIVDNDYKNSFYVSGGAGTGKTIVAMHRAKRLAQSLGRGKKMLFTTFTKDLIKDIKANLKELCDDKEMKKIEVVNLDAWAVKFLKKHNYEYEIIYGKDLDAVWNEVFNNEELKFSEEFYKDEWNHVIVAAEAYSDFRKYKPLKRPANRGRLGEIQRKGIWKIIKKYKKIMEEHKFRDIGMAMLDCRDIVREEYPEGLYQHVIVDEAQDFGNSAFKLIRALAGREHTNDIFIAGDLNQKIYDFVTKLSDCGISIVGSNKKLSINYRTTEETRKFAFKVLKGSAEEGLEASKIDNVVSISHGAEPEIRGCSTEEEEIRYILGKIKELKESGENPDNICIAVRTNAEVKKYEEALSEEKVGRFVLIEKQEDAREFSGVRVATMHRIKGLEFDHVFIAGMSNDFLTKLKSRSKTQSSLERNIAKERCLLYVAITRAKKNVYISYSGELCELLA, from the coding sequence ATGATTAACCGCCCTATCATAGCTATGGGAGATAAATTTTTGGATTCTTATAACAAGATTCCTGAGTCTGAAAAGAAAAAAACGATAGAATTTTTTAATAAATTCAGGCAGAATCCGTTATCCTCTGCAATAAACTATGAAAAATTAAATGGTGCAGTAGATAAGAGGCTGCGGTCAGTTAGGATAGGGAAGGCTTATAGAGGAATAATTATGCTGGATGAAAAATCAGCCGTCTATATTTTATTATGGGTAGATCATCATGATGAAGCATATGCTTGGGCAAAGAAAAAAGAATTTAAGATTAATCCAAGTACAGCAGCGATACAGTTATATGACATGCCGGAGATTACTGTGGAAAATACAGAAGCTCCTACTGTAGGGATATTTAGTCATCTAAGTAACGATAATTTAGAAAATCTTGGGGTTCCCAGAGAACTTTTTGACTTGGTAAGGAGTATAAAAGATAAGAGCGACCTTGTTTCAAAAAGCAATATGCTTCCTGATGATGTGTTTGCAGAGCTTGAGCTGATAGAGGAAGGCAATAGTATAGAGGAGATATTAGAGGTGATTGCTCCTAATAGCAAGGTTAAAGTAGCAGAGGATGACTGCAGGACAGCAATTGAGTTAGATGTAAATAAGGGTAGATACTATGTCTTAAAGGATGAGGACAATATAGAAGAGGTATTGTCTTTAGCAAGCTGGAGAATCTTCTTGCATCATTCACAGAGAGCTATCGTAGACAATGACTATAAAAACTCATTCTATGTGTCTGGAGGAGCAGGTACCGGCAAGACTATAGTTGCTATGCACAGGGCCAAGAGGCTGGCACAAAGCCTTGGCAGGGGCAAAAAAATGTTATTTACTACTTTTACCAAAGACCTAATTAAAGATATCAAAGCAAACCTAAAAGAGCTCTGTGATGACAAAGAAATGAAGAAAATAGAAGTAGTAAATTTAGACGCCTGGGCAGTAAAATTCCTTAAAAAGCATAACTATGAATATGAGATAATATATGGCAAAGATTTAGATGCCGTATGGAATGAAGTATTTAACAATGAAGAATTGAAATTTTCAGAAGAGTTTTATAAGGATGAATGGAATCATGTCATAGTGGCAGCAGAAGCCTATTCTGACTTCAGAAAGTATAAGCCTCTAAAAAGACCTGCCAATAGGGGAAGGCTTGGTGAAATTCAAAGAAAAGGCATATGGAAGATAATTAAAAAATATAAAAAAATAATGGAAGAACACAAGTTTAGGGACATAGGAATGGCCATGCTTGATTGTAGGGATATAGTAAGAGAGGAGTATCCGGAAGGGCTTTATCAGCATGTGATAGTAGACGAGGCTCAGGACTTTGGCAATAGTGCTTTTAAGCTTATAAGGGCACTTGCAGGCAGGGAGCATACCAATGACATATTTATAGCAGGTGACTTGAACCAGAAGATATATGACTTTGTGACTAAACTATCTGACTGTGGCATAAGCATAGTAGGTAGCAATAAAAAGCTAAGTATTAATTATAGGACAACAGAAGAGACAAGGAAGTTTGCTTTTAAGGTATTGAAAGGAAGTGCAGAAGAAGGGCTTGAAGCAAGCAAGATTGACAATGTGGTTTCTATAAGCCATGGAGCAGAGCCTGAGATCAGAGGGTGCAGCACAGAGGAAGAAGAGATTAGGTACATTTTAGGCAAAATAAAGGAACTTAAAGAGTCAGGAGAGAACCCTGATAATATCTGCATAGCTGTAAGGACAAATGCAGAGGTTAAAAAATATGAAGAAGCCCTATCAGAAGAGAAAGTAGGAAGATTTGTGCTTATAGAAAAGCAGGAAGATGCGAGAGAGTTTAGTGGAGTTCGTGTTGCTACTATGCACCGCATAAAGGGACTTGAATTTGACCATGTATTTATAGCCGGAATGAGCAATGACTTTTTAACTAAACTCAAAAGCAGGAGCAAAACACAGTCTTCTTTAGAAAGAAACATAGCTAAAGAAAGATGCCTATTATATGTAGCTATTACCAGAGCAAAGAAAAATGTATATATAAGTTATAGTGGAGAGCTATGCGAGTTATTGGCATAA
- a CDS encoding TolB-like translocation protein — protein sequence MQRKVDLRKTGILVLSLVFMLLQVLKPEIVSAKTQKILTGHYLLIDGNYYRLDGETSRESKSITKTSAEDWDKKTTIQKDVTSWNIVTDGKILYYSKDKAGKGVIYKMNIKSKKATKVLTGKDYVLLGGTNKYLYIGKTIDAFYAKYIDKVYIYNIKTKKMKERKFGTQLMKFEVKNNRVMVGGAHSDTSNALMEVMTDTGKSIFKLQAVDGMLLWKGLVYEQEYYVNNEQRFRYYECDMNGKSKTKIEYRDYEVYFNHPHLTYDE from the coding sequence ATGCAACGAAAAGTGGATTTGAGGAAGACAGGCATTCTAGTTCTAAGCCTTGTATTTATGTTATTACAGGTATTAAAGCCTGAGATAGTCAGTGCAAAAACACAGAAAATATTAACTGGACATTATTTGCTAATAGATGGCAACTATTACAGATTAGATGGAGAAACCTCTCGTGAAAGCAAAAGTATTACAAAAACATCTGCAGAAGATTGGGATAAGAAAACAACTATTCAAAAGGATGTCACATCTTGGAATATAGTGACTGACGGGAAAATATTATACTATTCTAAAGATAAAGCAGGTAAGGGCGTTATATATAAAATGAATATTAAATCAAAGAAAGCAACTAAGGTTCTTACAGGTAAGGACTATGTGCTCTTAGGTGGCACAAATAAATATCTATACATTGGAAAGACAATAGATGCATTTTATGCAAAATATATTGATAAAGTGTACATCTATAACATAAAGACAAAAAAGATGAAAGAGAGAAAATTTGGGACTCAACTTATGAAGTTTGAGGTAAAAAATAATAGGGTAATGGTAGGCGGAGCACATTCTGATACAAGTAATGCCTTAATGGAAGTTATGACAGATACAGGTAAGAGCATATTTAAACTACAAGCTGTTGACGGAATGCTTTTATGGAAAGGCTTAGTATACGAACAGGAGTATTATGTAAATAACGAACAGAGATTTAGGTACTATGAATGTGATATGAATGGAAAAAGTAAAACAAAGATAGAATATAGGGATTATGAGGTTTATTTTAACCACCCACATTTGACATATGATGAGTAA